In the Deltaproteobacteria bacterium genome, AACAGAAGCCGAAGGGGTTCGTTGTGCTGAAATTGAGAGTGCGTTTGCGGAAATGAACGGGTATGAAGCCGAAGCCGAAGCAGCCGTGCTGCTGAGCGGAGTCGGTATCTCTGATGATCAGCGGACGAAAAAGATGAAGGAGCTGGAGGCGGGTGACAAGGTCCGTGTCCTTTTGGCCCAGGCGCTGTTTGGCAATCCGGATGTGCTTCTCCTGGACGAACCGACCAATAACCTCGATCTGAAATCCATCCAATGGCTGGAAGAGTTCCTGTCACGGTTTGCCAATACGGTTATCGTGGTTTCCCATGACCGGCATTTTCTGAATCAGGTCTGTACGCATACCGCGGATATCGATTTCGGACGGATTCAGATTTATGTCGGCAATTATGATTTTTGGTACCGTGCCAGCCAGTTGAACTTAAAGCAGAAGCAGAACGAGAACCGCAAAGCATCGGAAAAGGCGGATGAACTGAAAGCTTTTATTCAGCGCTTCAGCGCCAATGCCTCCAAGTCCAGGCAGGCTACGTCGCGCAAGAAGCTGCTCGAAAAACTCACTCTGGAAGATTTGCCGGTCTCATCCAGAAAATATCCCTATGTGGTCTTCAAACCGGAGAGAGCTTGCGGCGATATCATCCTGAGCATTGAGGGGCTGACCAAAGAGATTGACGGGGTCAAGGTTTTGGATAATTTTGACCTGGCAGTGCGCAAAGGGGATAAAATCGCTTTTACCGGCGAAACCTATCTTGCCCGAACGACCCTTTTCCGGATTCTGGCAGGCGAGTTGGAACCAGACAGCGGCCGTTACCGCTGGGGGGTGACCATTACCAGTGCCTATTTCCCCCAGGAGAATAGCGCATTTTTTGCGCAAGAGATGACCTTGCTTGAATGGCTGGGCCAGTATACACCGCCCACGGAGGGTGAAACCTTTGCGCGCGGCTTCTTAGGCCGAATGCTTTTCTCCGGTGAAGAGGCCCTGAAAAAGACAGTCGTCCTCTCCGGCGGCGAGCGGGTCCGTTGTATGTTGTCGCGTATGATGCTGACCGGAGCCAATGTCCTGATTCTTGATGAGCCGACCAACCACCTGGACCTGGAATCGATCATCGCCCTCAATGATGCATTGATTGCCTTCAGTGAGGTGATCCTGTTTGCCTCGCATGATCAGGAGTTCGTTGCCACCGTGGCCAACCGGTTTATCGAGATCGCCGAGGGCGGCGCCATCGACCGCACCATGGATTTTGAAGACACTCAGGGGCAAGGCTATATCGCGAAAGCAAGCTGTGGATAAAGAGGACAAGGTCGCCCCCTTTTCCGCACTATGCATTGGAACCGGTTTTCTTAACCGATTTTCCTAAGAGGCCCCACAGTTGGAGGGGGTCGAGCCCAATGCCGTTCAAACCGAATTCATCACTTCGTGTGCCCCGACCCAGTTATTGATATCACCGGCCAGGAAGTTATGCCATTATTCAGTCAGGATCGTTTTTTTCTCCAGCTTTTCGAAAAGAGTATCCAGTTCTTTTTGAACTTCGATGGTTTTTTTGAGGGCGGTTACCATTTGACAATATTGTTTGATCTCGTCGAGTTGCAAAACCCGTCCCTTTCGGTCCTTTAACCACTTGTCGCAAACCTGGTATCCACCAATGATATATTCCCAGATCTCCTCCGGGACTCCCTCAAAATAACAGGATTTATTGATATAGACCCGCCGGCTTTCGCGGTCATATATCTGCCTCTCCACCTTTGTTTCTCCTTGTCCTTGAAAA is a window encoding:
- a CDS encoding ATP-binding cassette domain-containing protein; the protein is TEAEGVRCAEIESAFAEMNGYEAEAEAAVLLSGVGISDDQRTKKMKELEAGDKVRVLLAQALFGNPDVLLLDEPTNNLDLKSIQWLEEFLSRFANTVIVVSHDRHFLNQVCTHTADIDFGRIQIYVGNYDFWYRASQLNLKQKQNENRKASEKADELKAFIQRFSANASKSRQATSRKKLLEKLTLEDLPVSSRKYPYVVFKPERACGDIILSIEGLTKEIDGVKVLDNFDLAVRKGDKIAFTGETYLARTTLFRILAGELEPDSGRYRWGVTITSAYFPQENSAFFAQEMTLLEWLGQYTPPTEGETFARGFLGRMLFSGEEALKKTVVLSGGERVRCMLSRMMLTGANVLILDEPTNHLDLESIIALNDALIAFSEVILFASHDQEFVATVANRFIEIAEGGAIDRTMDFEDTQGQGYIAKASCG